The following coding sequences lie in one Cloeon dipterum chromosome 1, ieCloDipt1.1, whole genome shotgun sequence genomic window:
- the Dnaaf5 gene encoding dynein axonemal assembly factor 5, translated as MSEHPDPADLPREVLMNFRRGLADENKFNRKATIGKIRSYLNDLEEDAKAKEFDIVLNDLLKVFSDTSEACREAAVKLVIDFLPMSSSAEQHLTFILAVIEQRISNTDKQEPSEEVRLLLIKLLVVAITKVFGCDLVPHLNSLCNILSASLLDNFADVKLASCESVKIVAQASPKTFHVQSESFLKSLKQGTAHKHSKVRVAFISAIGVVVKYGSHNLVEKVAHILGERLYDSSPAVRKEVVSVGGDWLINLPDRYSHFCRIIPLVVTGMDDEMPEVQDLACEVWNKAGKKYEEENEESLKIELDYGLIHLPDYPLEENRPGVGCRALMQRETSKMLPAILHELHDWNAGVRMQSASLLFQVVRHLEKNFIQYLQKIWPDVCIKCADSSEPHLKNKVEQCLLLLGYFSPIHALLDVALPQEELTLCQLCCFAATLKGLTTLEEPHLLTTCQSLSKTANTNMELQYQTALLHCAKGVLDAALRSGKMSSKESHLALFSVALNLAGNSQSSELSNNSQELLDGIAVLSGVKLTVLYELFGDEILKNLQSTVSVWTEYCAFKNIFLAFVQGADSGIGPNLPTVAEILVAWSKVASTGSDLADMVRIMMPILSWKFIESCDCDAKSFLKSILNNLIRPNLKWAAGRVAEVRRSQALVLLIIAISEPEVPDDVIAEMVVEFPPLLAIMMEETATDPRLGAGRALEILCCRWKNLGILDIETTFRIVKVASERLDDVKAGVRLQALEVIKAALPAQVPSDHVSQVELLFKTAIIHLDDQDSNYSLAVLETLKVIGQIDIPLMTKLLNIYKRRFTNQRQCDELLHHFQYKVNN; from the exons ATGTCCGAACACCCTGACCCTGCTGATCTCCCCAGGGAAGTGCTCATGAATTTTCGTCGCGGACTGGCcgatgaaaacaaatttaacagaAAAGCCACCATTGGAAAAATCCGTTCTTACCTGAATGATCTGGAGGAGGATGCCAAAGCTAAAGAATTTGACATCGTCCTCAATGACTTGCTAAAAGTGTTCAGCGACACGTCAGAAGCCTGCCGAGAAGCGGCCGTGAAGTTGGTCATTGATTTCTTGCCAATGTCTTCCTCAGCTGAACAACATCTGACATTCATTCTGGCCGTTATTGAACAGAGGATCTCTAACACTGACAAGCAGGAACCTTCAGAGGAAGTCCGACTGCTCTTGATCAAACTCCTTGTAGTTGCTATTACGAAGGTTTTTGGTTGTGACTTGGTTCCGCACTTAAATTCTCTGTGCAATATCCTCAGCGCGTCCTTATTGGACAATTTTGCTGACGTCAAGTTAGCTAGTTGCGAAAGCGTAAAAATCGTGGCCCAGGCCTCCCCTAAAACATTTCACGTCCAATCGGAGTCATTCCTGAAATCCTTAAAACAGGGCACTGCTCACAAGCATAGCAAGGTCCGAGTCGCTTTTATATCTGCTATCG GCGTTGTTGTGAAGTATGGCAGCCACAACCTGGTTGAAAAAGTCGCTCACATTTTAGGAGAGCGACTCTACGACTCATCTCCTGCTGTCCGGAAGGAGGTAGTCAGCGTCGGTGGGGACTGGCTTATCAACTTGCCCGACAGATATTCCCATTTTTGTCGTATCATACCTTTAGTTGTGACAGG aATGGACGACGAAATGCCAGAGGTTCAAGACCTTGCTTGTGAGGTCTGGAACAAAGctggtaaaaaatatgaagaagaaaatgaagAGTCCTTGAAAATTGAACTCGACTATGGCTTAATTCATTTACCTGATTATCCTCTGGAAG AAAACAGGCCAGGTGTTGGATGCAGAGCGTTAATGCAACGAGAAACTTCAAAGATGCTTCCGGCAATTTTGCATGAACTTCATGACTGGAACGCGGGTGTTCGGATGCAGTCGGCGAGTCTCCTTTTCCAAGTTGTCAGGCatcttgagaaaaattttatccaGTATCTCCAGAAAATATGGCCAGATGTATGTATTAAATGTGCAGATTCAAGCGAACCTCATTTGAAGAATAAG GTAGAGCAGTGCCTCCTATTGTTGGGCTATTTCTCGCCCATTCATGCGCTTTTGGACGTAGCGCTTCCTCAAGAGGAGCTGACACTGTGCCAGTTGTGTTGTTTTGCTGCCACCTTGAAAGGTTTAACCACACTGGAGGAACCTCACCTTTTAACAACATGCCAATCTCTGTCAAAAACGGCTAATACCAATATGGAG CTTCAATATCAGACAGCTCTTCTTCACTGTGCAAAAGGTGTATTGGATGCTGCTTTACGAAGCGGAAAAATGAGTTCTAAAGAATCTCATCTTGCTTTGTTCTCCGTGGCCCTCAACCTCGCAGGCAACTCTCAGTCCTCTGAACTGAGTAACAACTCACAAG AGCTTCTTGATGGAATCGCCGTACTTTCTGGTGTGAAACTTACTGTACTCTATGAGCTATTCGgcgatgaaattttgaagaacCTGCAATCTACAGTTTCTGTCTGGACGGAGTATTGTGCTTTCAAGAACATTTTCCTAGCATTCGTTCAAGGAGCAG ACAGTGGAATAGGTCCAAATTTGCCAACTGTAGCAGAAATTCTTGTAGCATGGAGCAAAGTCGCATCCACTGGATCAGATTTGGCGGACATGGTCAGGATTATGATGCCCATCCTGTCTTGGAAGTTTATAGAAAGCTGCGATTGTGACGCAAAATCCTTCCTCAAATCTATCTTAAACA ACCTCATCAGACCAAATCTCAAGTGGGCTGCTGGACGGGTAGCCGAAGTGCGTCGATCCCAAGCACTGGTTCTTCTAATAATTGCAATCAGCGAGCCTGAAGTTCCTGATGATGTCATTGCGGAAATGGTTGTAGAGTTCCCACCTCTTTTGGCAATTATGATGGAGGAAACTGCCACGGATCCGCGCCTTGGCGCAGGACGTGCGTTGGAAATTTTGTGCTGTCGGTGGAAAAATTTAGGAATCCTTGATATTGAGACTACATTCAGAATTGTCAAAG TTGCTTCTGAAAGGCTGGATGATGTGAAGGCAGGGGTGCGACTTCAAGCTCTCGAGGTCATCAAAGCTGCTTTGCCTGCTCAAGTGCCTTCTGACCACGTTTCCCAAGTTGAGCTTCTCTTCAAAACAGCCATCATTCATTTGGATGACCAGGATTCAAATTACTCTTTGGCGGTATTAG AAACTCTGAAAGTAATTGGTCAGATTGACATTCCATTGATGACAAAGCTTCTGAACATCTACAAAAGAAGATTTACCAATCAAAGACAGTGTGATGAGCTACTTCATCACTTCCAATATAaagtaaacaattaa
- the LOC135938759 gene encoding peptidyl-tRNA hydrolase 2, mitochondrial-like isoform X1, translated as MNEEASGGDSQQGWKPNIEFLQTLMGMGIERAAAETALKITGNQSAELAAGFLFDNEEDWGMASAAGGAGDDTVSQNRVQIDPLDDWTSAPPVEVVTDVIGDSSKMVFVINVELDMTPGKIAAQVAHASLALHRKLQYMCSAGTDILTQWEESGEKTVVLKCNNYPELKRIHEKADSMNVANCIIHDAGRTQVAPNSATVIGLFGSEKDLDEITGSLSLL; from the exons ATGAACGAAGAAGCTTCTGGTGGTGACTCCCAGCAGGGATGGAAGCCAAACATCGAATTTCTGCAGACTTTAATGGGGATGGGGATCGAAAGAGCTGCTGCAGAAAcg GCCCTCAAAATCACTGGCAATCAGTCAGCCGAGCTTGCTgctggttttttatttgacaatgAGGAAGATTGGGGTATGGCTAGTGCCGCAGGTGGGGCAGGTGATGACACTGTGTCGCAAAACAGAGTTCAGATTGACCCTTTAGATGACTGGACCTCAGCTCCGCCAGTGGAGGTTGTGACAGATGTCATAGGCGACTCGAGCAAAATGGTTTTTGTCATTAATGTGGAACTCGACATGACGCCTGGAAAAATCGCTGCTCAG GTGGCTCATGCTTCTCTGGCGCTGCACCGCAAACTTCAGTACATGTGCTCAGCAGGAACTGACATTTTGACTCAATGGGAGGAATCTGG AGAGAAGACGGttgttttgaaatgcaatAATTACCCTGAACTGAAAAGAATCCATGAAAAAGCAGATTCGATGAATGTTGCAAACTGTATCATTCATGATGCTGGGCGCACTCAA GTTGCCCCAAACTCTGCCACAGTCATTGGCTTGTTTGGATCTGAAAAGGATTTGGATGAAATTACTGGCTCACTCTCTCTCCTTTAg
- the LOC135938693 gene encoding uncharacterized protein LOC135938693 — protein sequence MAIYYVDNAYYAALEYLEDDDGGDQPARAVIPPNPLDLIDKQTYICRKSRAVNLISLKQMCLENVARNMDSVWCKDFVENWSGQMMLYFLGPFEQIAGGCVFELMEILRSKNCLHYRYLPSLITGRLETLNLKDTKNMNKLLSPIRFRCEINLKILNLENCSGMKESNLCLTLQNLKRLEHLNLRNTGISDNILESIGSCTFPLQRLQVSDNEKITNQGVHQLCNKHFANHLKAVSVEFTDVNIEGIFHLLESLPKLEVLEHISTTDAVLNWKLKYRDKVLNLRQLKLDLSAYTNEELYMLVMTCKQLTDLSFTSSAAVTQDALLPFLDMAKVSKLSSNCVLIPEMSWFMHLGQSMTHIDIGCVSPCATQIDLSIIGSSCPKLMSLSLRNVNMVESKTDFTQGCMFKTLHNVQLQNVALANNVPETLKFIFCHTHSIQRIELCLFCLAEGFMESVFSACFTNPKVLFKLKVVSFVKCQNLNDVAFNHFLCSAPRLEELHFHENANVYFITRLIAHNKMNVKVVCDKTLEADDL from the exons ATGGCTATCTACTATGTTGACAACGCTTACTATGCCGCTTTGGAATATTTGGAAGATGATGACGGTGGCGATCAGCCAGCTAGGGCAGTGATACCGCCTAACCCTTTGGACCTCATTGACAAACAGACCTACATTTGTaggaaaagcagagcagtAAACCTTATTAGTCTGAAGCAAATGTGCTTGGAAAATGTTGCTCGAAACATGGACAGTGTTTGGTGCAAGGACTTTGTTGAAAATTGGTCTGGGCAAATGATGTTATATTTTCTTGGACCCTTTGAACAGATTG cTGGTGGATGCGTATTTGAACTGATGGAAATACTTCGAAGCAAAAATTGCCTCCATTACCGATATCTTCCTTCCCTTATCACTGGACGGTTAGAGACTTTAAACTTGAAAGACACAAAGaacatgaataaattattgtcgCCTATCAGATTTCGATGTGAG ATCAACTTGAAAATACTTAATCTTGAAAATTGCTCTGGAATGAAGGAGTCAAACCTGTGCTTGAcacttcaaaatttgaaaagactTGAGCATCTCAACCTGAGGAACACAGGGATATCGGACAATATTTTGGAATCAATTGGTTCATGCACTTTCCCCTTACA ACGCTTGCAAGTTAGTGACAATGAGAAGATAACCAACCAAGGTGTACATCAGCTATGCAACAAGCATTTTGCAAACCACTTGAAAGCAGTCAGCGTGGAATTCACTGATGTGAACATAGAGGGAATATTTCACTTGCTGGAATCTCTACCAAAGCTAGAAGTTTTGGAGCACATTTCTACAACTGACGCTGTGCTtaactggaaattaaaataccgAGACAAAGTCTTGAATTTGAGGCAGTTAAAATTGGACCTATCTGCGTACACTAATGAAGAACTCTATATGTTGGTGATGACCTGCAAACAATTGACAGACCTTTCATTCACGAGCAGTGCGGCAGTCACACAAGATGCCCTGTTACCATTTCTTGACATGGCGAAAGTTTCAAAACTATCGTCAAATTGCGTGCTTATACCAGAGATGTCATGGTTCATGCATCTTGGGCAGTCGATGACGCACATTGACATCGGTTGTGTCAGCCCATGTGCGACTCAAATAGATTTGTCGATCATCGGCTCTTCATGTCCAAAATTAATGAGTTTATCCCTTCGTAACGTGAATATGGTCGAGAGTAAGACAGATTTCACACAAGGTTGCATGTTTAAAACGTTGCATAATGTTCAACTGCAAAATGTGGCTCTTGCAAACAATGTTCCTGAAACgcttaaattcatattttgccaCACTCACAGCATCCAACGAATCGAACTGTGTCTGTTCTGCCTTGCTGAAGGCTTCATGGAATCTGTGTTCAGCGCCTGCTTCACCAACCCAAAAGTATTGTTCAAACTGAAAGTGGTCAGTTTTGTCAAGTGCCAGAACTTAAATGACGTTGCTTTCAATCACTTTTTGTGTAGTGCGCCGCGCTTGGAAGAGTTGCACTTTCAcgaaaatgcaaatgtttatttcatcACCAGGCTGATTGCtcacaataaaatgaatgtaaAGGTTGTTTGTGACAAAACACTTGAAGCAGATGAtctttga
- the LOC135938746 gene encoding pre-mRNA-splicing factor ISY1 homolog, giving the protein MARNAEKAMTTLARWRASQLDDWKKKTLRRPYLASECTNLRWCEKWRRQVIGEIAKKVTQIQNAGLGEFRIRDLNDEINKLLREKGHWEAQIKELGGPDYARTGPRMLDHEGREVPGNRGYKYFGAAKELPGVKELFEQEPPPPTKKTRGELMREIDADYYGYRDDDDGILIPREQEVERKVIAAEIEEWKSRKEVNSKIEEEEDIYYAQPEDNSDDEATSYPTEGTGELSRFIAHVPVPSQQDIEAAILKRKKQELIEKYASDEMMA; this is encoded by the exons ATG GCTCGTAATGCAGAGAAAGCTAT GACTACACTTGCGCGCTGGCGGGCGTCTCAGCTAGATGACTGGAAGAAGAAAACCCTGAGAAGACCATACCTTGCATCAGAGTGTACCAATCTAAGGTGGTGTGAAAAATGGAGGCGGCAAGTCATCGGCGAGATTGCCAAGAAAGTAACACAGATACAAAATG ctggTTTGGGGGAGTTTCGCATCAGAGACCTTAACGATGAAATCAACAAACTGTTACGAGAGAAGGGCCATTGGGAAGCTCAAATCAAAGAACTTGGCGGACCAGATTATGCAAGGACAGGGCCAAGAATGTTAGATCACGAAGGAAGAGAAGTACCTGGCAATCGAGGCTACAAGTATTTCGGTGCAGCCAAGGAACTTCCTG GAGTGAAAGAGTTGTTTGAGCAGGAGCCTCCGCCTCCAACCAAGAAAACAAGGGGAGAGCTTATGAGGGAGATTGATGCGGACTATTATGGCTATAgggatgatgatgatggaaTTTTAATCCCAAGAGAGCAGGAAGTAGAACGGAAAG TGATTGCGGCGGAAATTGAGGAGTGGAAAAGTAGGAAAGAGGTCAATTCTAAGATTGAAGAAGAGGAGGACATTTACTACGCTCAGCCAGAGGATAAT TCCGATGACGAAGCAACTTCATACCCAACAGAAGGAACTGGAGAATTGTCGAGGTTCATTGCCCATGTTCCTGTCCCATCACAGCAAGATATTGAGGCTGCAATCCTAAAGCGGAAAAAGCAAGAGCTGATCGAAAAATATGCCAGTGATGAGATGATGGCTTAG
- the eIF2Bgamma gene encoding translation initiation factor eIF2B subunit gamma: MRSNEYRVILLAAGSGSRMRDITNNKPKCLLPVGNMPLIWYPLSLLEREGFKEVNVITLDVQHAEVKKAVDKLGLKLDVKFHTIRESDDLGTADALKKVAICGEWKEDVIVMGCDFITDQSLDEMIKLHRTTGAGMSAFFFPSIPESTSVPGPKSKIRTDRDLVVLDKHNRLLMLTSAMDHDENMSVRMRIIKKLGRIDIKSRLTDGHFYILDNRVWNFIISEENSDMSLKGEVLPFIIKQQFSHLNKVVHKESKGELKRLSVDIDDEQETEETHKFFKHFTVDELQNLTDLYNGYNNHPDSSYGRYLDDRLRCFAIIAPSGSSFKVNTLASYCEVNRQVLLAENWERFAKSKPLVRVDPSCGSKTRKIESSLVGANTQIGEGVKIEKCSIGSSCIIEQNVTLSGCIIMDGVTIKEGTVLTDCLISDKANIGTNCNLKSCLVDAKFSVPSITESSSKILSGVLMSTE; the protein is encoded by the exons ATGCGCAGCAACGAATATAGAGTTATTTTGCTAGCTGCAGGGTCAGGATCCCGGATGCGAGACATAACCAATAACAAGCCAAAATGTTTGCTTCCTGTTGGAAATATGCCTTTGATCTGGTATCCCTTATCCTTGCTGGAAAGAGAGGGTTTCAAAG AGGTGAATGTAATAACACTCGATGTTCAACACGCAGAAGTGAAGAAAGCAGTAGACAAATTGGGTCTGAAATTGGACGTAAAATTCCACACGATCAGGGAATCCGATGATTTGGGAACAGCAGatgctttaaaaaaagttgctATCTGTGGAGAA tggAAAGAGGACGTGATTGTCATGGGATGCGACTTCATCACAGACCAATCTCTTGATGAAATGATCAAATTGCATAGGACAACAGGTGCAGGGATGTCAGCCTTTTTCTTTCCGTCAATACCTGAATCCACTTCTGTGCCTGGACCAAAATCAAAGATCAGAACAG atcgTGATTTAGTTGTTCTTGATAAGCACAACAGATTGTTGATGCTAACATCAGCAATGGACCATGATGAGAATATGAGCGTAAGGATGAGAATTATTAAGAAACTTGGCCGAATTGACATTAAAAGTCGTTTGACGGATGGGCACTTCTATATACTTGACAACCGGgtttggaatttcatcatcaGTGAGGAAAA TTCCGATATGTCGTTGAAAGGAGAGGTGCTCCCTTTTATTATCAAGCAGCAATTTTCGCATCTCAACAAGGTCGTCCACAAGGAATCAAAAGGAGAGCTAAAGAGATTGAGCGTGGATATCGATGATGAACAGGAGACTGAAGAAACTCATA AGTTCTTCAAGCACTTCACTGTGGACGAATTGCAGAACTTGACTGACCTATACAATGGTTACAACAACCATCCTGACTCAAGCTATGGGCGCTATTTGGATGACCGGCTGCGTTGCTTTGCCATCATTGCTCCTTCTGGAAGCAGCTTCAAAGTCAATACTCTTGCCTCATACTGTGAAGTCAATCGACAGGTTCTGCTGGCCGAAAACTGGGAAAGATTTGCCAAGTCAAAGCCACTTGTCCGGGTTGATCCTTCATGTGGGAGCAAAACAAGAAAG ATTGAATCTTCACTTGTGGGCGCCAACACACAAATTGGGGAAGGTGTCAAGATCGAAAAATGCTCAATCGGCTCCTCCTGCATCATTGAGCAAAATGTGACTTTGTCTGGGTGCATAATCATGGATGGAGTCACCATCAAAGAGGGAACAGTACTTACTGACTGCCTGATTTCAGACAAAGCAAACATAGGAACAAACTGCAATCTCAAATCTTGCCTTGTTGATGCCAAATTTTCAGTTCCTAGCATAA CTGAATCCAGTTCTAAAATTCTGTCTGGTGTGCTAATGAGCACCGAGTAG
- the LOC135938759 gene encoding probable peptidyl-tRNA hydrolase 2 isoform X2, translated as MNEEASGGDSQQGWKPNIEFLQTLMGMGIERAAAETALKITGNQSAELAAGFLFDNEEDWGMASAADDWTSAPPVEVVTDVIGDSSKMVFVINVELDMTPGKIAAQVAHASLALHRKLQYMCSAGTDILTQWEESGEKTVVLKCNNYPELKRIHEKADSMNVANCIIHDAGRTQVAPNSATVIGLFGSEKDLDEITGSLSLL; from the exons ATGAACGAAGAAGCTTCTGGTGGTGACTCCCAGCAGGGATGGAAGCCAAACATCGAATTTCTGCAGACTTTAATGGGGATGGGGATCGAAAGAGCTGCTGCAGAAAcg GCCCTCAAAATCACTGGCAATCAGTCAGCCGAGCTTGCTgctggttttttatttgacaatgAGGAAGATTGGGGTATGGCTAGTGCCGCAG ATGACTGGACCTCAGCTCCGCCAGTGGAGGTTGTGACAGATGTCATAGGCGACTCGAGCAAAATGGTTTTTGTCATTAATGTGGAACTCGACATGACGCCTGGAAAAATCGCTGCTCAG GTGGCTCATGCTTCTCTGGCGCTGCACCGCAAACTTCAGTACATGTGCTCAGCAGGAACTGACATTTTGACTCAATGGGAGGAATCTGG AGAGAAGACGGttgttttgaaatgcaatAATTACCCTGAACTGAAAAGAATCCATGAAAAAGCAGATTCGATGAATGTTGCAAACTGTATCATTCATGATGCTGGGCGCACTCAA GTTGCCCCAAACTCTGCCACAGTCATTGGCTTGTTTGGATCTGAAAAGGATTTGGATGAAATTACTGGCTCACTCTCTCTCCTTTAg
- the fws gene encoding conserved oligomeric Golgi complex subunit 5 — MSHSEDFWQNIENDDFFKVFLQGNYNNGKTLEMVSEGLAVADQLAKLSEGVTVLDRELMRQVTDHYEDLISQATCIEKLEDVLNVMQPHIQYLLVAVERLSSKIVEPYNRIQSQTRMLNNLHATSDLLRRGVRISQLIKRLQTHMNGGPQELTKAAKVLSELDEMSLDVDLSHLEAIDKDLRLARHHRADVDRQARQLLVDGLAAQNNAQVENALLVFHNLGHLQNTIKQIMISSKDHVASKLRSELDFQNLTQQNTPSASKRAGGPGGPGRAPLVTPGKSAEFRSSLWSAIEKCLECVLVETKKVATLQKQLASSPTLTPHVKEVDIECTKFWDEVLFILGSELTRATQSSIFIQQTLEGEYPKLIKQYLEMCNRMQAFSNQQRNSLFSVFSNQQYDLNRKVINSFENAYLARSMSRLFDPVNNMFSAEDGIPSHDNIDSILRTVLDELSVSMVESHLNKVVASNVANTIKLFCTKCEQQIVTGSDAVQFIEAPTTGQLLNASLVDILHYLTLQTKRRVGNINGLSPEAIIIIFDALESCSSLAISIIMPVVTAIESSMEAILLTMHNEDFSQNDDKFEAPCSLYVKELLSYLNRVSGQYLSLFKWPEILAESVRPAAERCLDLFVRLACLVRPLGSFGRLKLAADFAQMELAIGYLSTPSDLGRSYRVLRSLKPLLFQKPEDIANCPTIGDILSHSLVLTLLFAHGPAEMKSPHVSAGWSVKFYANWWDENKSERKRLELIDGALQGYAKSVSASGKTCFHPVYPIMVDLLRAGSELCI, encoded by the exons ATGTCGCACTCGGAAGACTTTTGGCAAAACATCGAAAACGATG attttttcaaagtcTTCCTCCAAGGGAATTACAATAATGGGAAAACGCTCGAAATGGTATCTGAAGGACTTGCTGTCGCGGATCAGCTTGCAAAGCTATCGGAAG gAGTAACAGTTCTTGATAGAGAACTCATGAGGCAAGTGACAGATCATTATGAAGACTTGATTTCGCAAGCGACGTGCATTGAGAAGCTCGAAGACGTCTTAAACGTCATGCAGCCACACATCCAATATCTCCTGGTTGCCGTGGAGAGGCTGAGCTCCAAAATCGTGGAGCCGTACAACAGAATCCAGAGTCAAACTCGCATGTTGAACAATTTACACGCCACCTCCGACCTTCTTCGACGGGGCGTCCGGATTTCTCAGCTGATCAAAAGGCTCCAAACTCACATGAATGGAGGTCCGCAAGAACTAACTAAAGCAGCAAAGGTTCTGAGTGAGCTTG ATGAGATGTCACTTGATGTCGATTTGAGCCACCTTGAAGCAATAGATAAGGACCTGCGATTGGCCAGGCACCACCGAGCAGACGTTGACAGGCAAGCGAGGCAACTTCTGGTTGATGGCCTTGCTGCCCAAAATAACGCTCAG GTTGAAAATGCCTTGTTGGTGTTCCACAACCTTGGCCATCTGCAAAACACCATAAAGCAAATCATGATCAGTAGCAAGGATCACGTCGCTTCCAAACTGCGGTCTGAActggattttcaaaatttaacacagCAAAATACGCCAAGTGCTTCCAAGCGAGCAGGAG GTCCTGGAGGTCCAGGCCGCGCACCGCTAGTTACTCCAGGAAAATCTGCCGAGTTCAGGTCGTCTCTTTGGAGTGCGATCGAAAAGTGCCTGGAGTGCGTTCTAGTCGAGACCAAAAAGGTAGCAACTCTGCAGAAGCAGTTGGCGTCTAGTCCCACTTTGACTCCTCACGTGAAAGAAGTAGACATTGAATGCACAAAGTTCTGGGACGAGGTCCTTTTTATACTTGGCTCAGAACTCACTCGAGCTACTCAGa GTTCCATTTTCATTCAGCAAACGCTGGAAGGCGAATATCCTAAGCTTATCAAACAGTATTTAGAAATGTGCAATCGAATGCAAGCCTTCAGCAACCAGCAGCGAAACAGCCTCTTCTCAGTCTTTTCCAACCAGCAGTATGATTTGAA TCGGAAGGTCATAAACTCTTTTGAGAATGCGTATTTAGCACGGTCAATGTCTAGACTGTTTGATCCAGTCAATAACATGTTCTCTGCGGAAGACGGCATTCCTTCACACGATAATATCGACAGCATCCTCAGGACAGTTCTTGACGAGCTTTCAGTATCAATGGTTGAGTCTCACCTTAACAAAGTCGTTGCCAGCAATGTGGCCAATACCATCAAGCTCTTTTGCACGAAATGTGAACAGCAAATTGTAACTGGGTCTGATGCGGTCCAGTTTATTg AGGCACCGACCACAGGACAGCTCTTGAACGCATCTCTTGTTGACATCCTTCACTATTTGACTCTGCAAACCAAGCGCAGGGTTGGCAACATCAACGGACTCTCCCCTGAAGCTATTATCATCATATTTGATGCTTTGGAGAGTTGTTCTTCCTTGGCAATATCCATCATCATGCCTGTGGTGACTGCTATTGAAAGTTCGATGGAAGCAATTCTGCTTACGATGCACAATGAAGACTTTTCTCA gAATGATGACAAGTTTGAAGCGCCTTGCTCCTTGTATGTAAAGGAACTGCTGAGCTACCTGAACCGGGTGTCCGGTCAGTATTTGTCCCTCTTCAAGTGGCCTGAAATTTTGGCAGAAAGTGTAAGGCCTGCTGCTGAGCGCTGTCTGGACTTGTTTGTGCGTCTTGCCTGCTTAGTCCGACCATTGGGCAGTTTTGGCAGACTAAAATTAGCAGCTGATTTCGCTCAA ATGGAGTTAGCAATTGGATACCTGAGCACCCCTTCTGATTTGGGGAGATCCTACCGAGTGCTACGCTCACTTAAACCACTCTTGTTTCAAAAACCAGAGGATATTGCTAATTGTCCTACAATAGGAGACATTCTCTCCCACAGCTTAGTGCTCACGCTCTTATTTGCGCATGGCCCAGCAGAAATGAAATCGCCTCATGTC AGTGCTGGCTGGTCAGTTAAGTTCTATGCCAACTGGTGGGATGAAAACAAGAGCGAGAGAAAGCGCCTGGAACTGATTGATGGCGCTCTTCAGGGATATGCAAAATCTGTGTCTGCGTCAGGGAAGACATGCTTCCATCCAGTTTACCCGATAATGGTGGATTTGCTGCGTGCTGGCTCCGAGTTATGTATctga